From one Thalassobaculum sp. OXR-137 genomic stretch:
- a CDS encoding alginate lyase family protein — MTELLPRTMLGIARAAVAAVCLTAAPAGAADESALKDANLVTPEDRKSFDLSGYTVTDPSAGYFDVEARRRWLKQQDSALIKQEIEKLRLGSSCRNLKDLPVLNDRFALPGFYPQPDSWRLAAEPFFKFEDAVSKLAGRYVVTGDPYYAECVADFLGRWADGDGFLHFEYKPTTPQAWFAVESSLFAAGFSYSILRDEIRATRPEAADKIEAWLKAASRRHAGFHTIALSCCNNHFYRRGLHASVIGIATDDDDLLRFGVSAIYSALREMNADGSLPREMLRGSRRLHYQNYATLYLVFIAEMLERQGYDIYEMEVDGRSLHTLVNYSLDALEDPDAFAEQVGERQDLWFMDDPQYFAWMEVYGARFPSDRVDRIVRSRRPIYNRSAGGFVTLYFYRPSETEQETEIATLADRSFRLRDDYCAKHPQWRDARDTAWRVECEERLHALQEGEDADLGVPDPKLIDKGG; from the coding sequence ATGACGGAGCTGTTGCCGAGAACCATGCTCGGGATTGCCCGCGCCGCGGTGGCGGCCGTCTGCCTGACGGCCGCTCCGGCGGGGGCGGCGGACGAGTCCGCTCTGAAGGATGCCAACCTGGTGACGCCGGAGGACCGCAAGTCCTTCGACCTGTCCGGCTATACGGTCACCGACCCCTCGGCCGGATACTTCGACGTTGAGGCCCGCCGGCGCTGGCTGAAACAGCAGGATTCCGCCCTCATCAAACAGGAGATCGAGAAGCTCAGGCTTGGCAGCAGCTGCCGGAACCTGAAGGACCTGCCGGTGCTGAACGACCGCTTCGCCCTTCCCGGCTTTTACCCGCAACCGGATTCCTGGCGCCTCGCGGCCGAGCCGTTCTTCAAGTTCGAGGACGCGGTCTCCAAGCTCGCCGGCCGCTATGTGGTCACCGGCGATCCGTACTACGCTGAGTGCGTCGCCGACTTCCTGGGCCGCTGGGCCGACGGCGACGGCTTCCTGCATTTCGAATACAAGCCGACCACGCCCCAGGCTTGGTTCGCGGTGGAGTCCTCGCTGTTCGCCGCCGGCTTCAGCTATTCCATCTTGCGCGACGAGATCCGGGCGACCCGGCCCGAGGCGGCCGACAAGATCGAGGCGTGGCTGAAGGCCGCCTCCAGGCGCCATGCCGGCTTCCACACCATCGCCTTGTCCTGCTGCAACAACCACTTCTACCGACGCGGCCTGCACGCCTCCGTTATCGGCATCGCCACCGACGACGACGACCTGCTGCGGTTCGGCGTCAGCGCGATCTACTCGGCGCTGCGGGAGATGAATGCCGACGGGAGCCTGCCGCGCGAGATGCTGCGCGGCTCCCGCCGCCTCCACTATCAGAACTACGCCACGCTCTACCTGGTCTTCATCGCCGAGATGCTCGAGCGGCAGGGCTACGACATCTACGAGATGGAGGTCGACGGCCGCTCGCTGCACACGCTGGTCAACTACTCGCTCGACGCTCTGGAGGACCCGGACGCCTTCGCCGAACAGGTGGGCGAGCGTCAGGACCTCTGGTTCATGGACGACCCGCAGTATTTCGCCTGGATGGAGGTCTACGGCGCCCGCTTCCCCTCCGACCGGGTCGACCGCATCGTGCGGAGCCGGCGGCCGATCTACAACCGCAGCGCCGGCGGCTTCGTCACCCTCTACTTCTACCGCCCCAGCGAAACGGAACAGGAAACCGAGATCGCCACCCTGGCCGATCGCTCCTTCCGGCTGCGCGACGACTACTGCGCCAAGCACCCGCAATGGCGCGACGCGCGGGACACCGCCTGGCGCGTGGAATGCGAGGAGCGCCTGCACGCGCTGCAGGAAGGCGAGGATGCGGACCTGGGCGTCCCCGATCCCAAACTCATCGACAAGGGAGGCTGA
- a CDS encoding polysaccharide lyase translates to MGQRNERLRSILSRRGPKSALPVLASLGVTALVATILVAGPTGTASSGGLPKIDKKASEPTAPIAACAGRYDRVWSLDLPADLPGTGGVEDALAKRALTMDRVWGLDENVTVSSGENGGRLTVRYPKDSINPSSKDKRPLGGAGFVARLLPDDTERACLRYRVRFEDGFAFVRGGKLPGLYGGEAPSGGEKVDGTKGFSMRLMWRRDGEGEVYAYVANKQTDYGASIGRGNWSFEPGRWMEIQQEVVLNDPDRADGIVRVWIDGKQVIEQTDLVYRTVADAGIDGLMFSTFFGGSSRKWASPKDQTVDFDSIELFAGGAP, encoded by the coding sequence ATGGGACAGCGAAACGAGAGACTGCGCTCGATCCTGAGCCGGAGGGGGCCGAAATCGGCCCTCCCCGTGCTCGCCAGCCTCGGGGTGACCGCCCTCGTGGCCACGATCCTGGTCGCCGGCCCAACCGGCACGGCCAGTTCGGGCGGCCTGCCGAAGATCGACAAGAAGGCGTCCGAGCCCACGGCGCCGATCGCCGCCTGCGCCGGCCGCTACGACCGGGTTTGGTCGCTGGACCTGCCCGCCGACCTGCCCGGTACCGGCGGCGTGGAGGACGCGCTGGCCAAGCGCGCCCTGACGATGGACCGGGTCTGGGGACTCGACGAGAACGTGACGGTCTCCAGCGGGGAGAACGGCGGCCGGCTGACGGTCCGCTACCCGAAGGATTCCATCAATCCGTCGAGCAAGGACAAGCGTCCCCTCGGCGGGGCCGGTTTCGTCGCTCGGCTGCTCCCGGACGACACCGAGCGCGCCTGTCTGCGTTACCGGGTGCGTTTCGAGGACGGGTTCGCGTTCGTGCGCGGCGGCAAGTTGCCGGGCCTCTACGGCGGCGAAGCCCCCTCCGGCGGCGAAAAGGTCGACGGCACCAAGGGCTTCAGCATGCGCCTCATGTGGCGGCGCGACGGCGAAGGCGAGGTCTACGCCTATGTCGCCAACAAGCAAACCGACTACGGCGCGAGCATCGGCCGCGGCAACTGGAGTTTCGAACCCGGCCGGTGGATGGAGATCCAGCAGGAGGTCGTGCTGAACGACCCCGACCGGGCCGACGGCATCGTGCGCGTCTGGATCGACGGCAAGCAGGTCATCGAGCAGACCGACCTCGTCTACCGCACGGTGGCCGATGCCGGCATCGACGGCCTGATGTTCAGCACCTTCTTCGGCGGCAGCAGCCGGAAATGGGCGAGCCCGAAGGATCAGACCGTCGATTTCGACAGCATCGAGCTGTTCGCGGGAGGCGCACCATGA
- a CDS encoding UDP-glucose/GDP-mannose dehydrogenase family protein, which translates to MKVTVIGTGYVGLVAGACIADFGFDVTCIDKDESKVAALRAGSVPIYEPGLTEIVTRTQANGSLRFASAYQDAIPQSDVIFIAVGTPTNDEDGSADISAVIAAAEELAPLLRGRTVIATKSTVPIGTGQRLEALFATVAPEADVAIVSNPEFLREGSAVRDFVEPDRVVIGAETDWAAAAMRELYGPIEERGIPVLVVDRSTAEISKYAANSFLATKIAFINEVADLCEQAGGDVRSVADAIGLDSRIGSQFLKAGPGFGGSCFPKDTRAFVTSSERLGIRQRVVSAAVHANEARKLHLVQRVADACDGDLSNARVAVLGLAFKAGTDDLRESPSLFVVPELVRRAAEVRAHDPVAMPAARETFSGITYGETVAETLDGADVAVILTDWPEYRDLDPETMARAMRTNIVVDLRNTMDAGKLEEHGVAVVGIGRRDSLDDLAQVPQPSFGQAAE; encoded by the coding sequence ATGAAAGTAACCGTTATCGGAACCGGCTATGTCGGACTCGTCGCCGGCGCCTGCATCGCGGACTTCGGCTTCGACGTGACCTGCATCGACAAGGACGAGAGCAAGGTGGCGGCGCTGCGGGCCGGCAGCGTGCCGATCTACGAGCCGGGCCTGACGGAGATCGTCACCCGGACACAGGCCAATGGCAGTCTGCGCTTCGCCTCCGCCTATCAGGACGCGATTCCGCAGTCCGACGTGATCTTCATCGCCGTCGGCACCCCGACCAACGATGAGGACGGCAGCGCCGACATCTCTGCGGTGATCGCCGCGGCGGAGGAACTGGCGCCGCTGCTGCGCGGCCGCACGGTGATCGCGACCAAGTCGACCGTGCCGATCGGCACCGGCCAGCGCCTGGAAGCGCTGTTCGCCACCGTGGCACCGGAGGCCGACGTCGCCATCGTCTCCAATCCGGAGTTTCTGCGCGAAGGCAGCGCGGTGCGCGACTTCGTCGAGCCGGACCGGGTGGTCATCGGCGCCGAGACGGACTGGGCGGCCGCCGCCATGCGCGAACTCTACGGTCCGATCGAGGAGCGCGGCATCCCAGTACTCGTGGTCGACCGGTCGACGGCGGAGATCTCGAAATACGCGGCGAACAGCTTCCTCGCCACCAAGATCGCCTTCATCAACGAGGTGGCCGACCTGTGCGAGCAGGCGGGGGGCGACGTGCGCTCCGTGGCCGACGCGATCGGTCTCGACAGCCGCATCGGCAGCCAGTTCCTGAAGGCCGGCCCCGGCTTCGGCGGGTCCTGCTTCCCGAAGGACACCCGGGCCTTCGTGACCTCCTCCGAACGGCTTGGCATCCGCCAGCGCGTGGTGTCCGCCGCCGTTCATGCCAACGAGGCGCGCAAGCTGCATCTGGTGCAGCGGGTTGCCGACGCCTGCGACGGCGACCTGTCGAACGCGCGGGTGGCGGTGCTCGGCCTCGCCTTCAAGGCGGGAACCGACGATCTGCGGGAATCCCCCAGTCTGTTCGTGGTGCCGGAGCTCGTGCGTCGCGCCGCCGAGGTGCGGGCCCACGATCCGGTGGCGATGCCGGCGGCGCGGGAAACCTTCTCCGGCATCACCTACGGCGAGACCGTGGCCGAAACCCTCGATGGCGCCGATGTGGCGGTCATCCTCACCGACTGGCCGGAATACCGCGATCTCGACCCGGAGACGATGGCCCGCGCGATGCGGACCAACATTGTGGTCGACCTGCGCAACACGATGGACGCCGGCAAGTTGGAAGAGCACGGCGTGGCCGTGGTCGGTATCGGACGCCGGGATAGCCTGGACGATCTCGCCCAGGTGCCGCAGCCGAGCTTCGGTCAGGCAGCGGAGTGA